In the Elizabethkingia bruuniana genome, GTCCGGAAGATTTTCTTTCGGGCTTTTTTATTGATTATATGTTTAAACTTTATAGTTAATGTTCTTAGACAGGTTCAAAGTAACATTACTAGCCCAAAATATCTTCCTTTTAGAGGTGTCAGACTGAGCTTGCCGAAGGCTAATTTTTTTGGATTAAAATCTAAACAGGTATAGTATCAGATTATTTTGTTTCCGTGTCAGGGCTTCGGAACTGCTTTATTCTGCGCCATATTTTTTTTCCGTACCGAATGCTCAGAACAATCAATAAGATTGTAATAATAAAAGCGATAATAGGTGCAGCTAGTGCCAGTATAGACATTAGACTTCCGCCGAATGTTTCCGTACTTGCTACCATAAAATTACCAGTCCCGCCGGTAGTTGCTGTAGATGTAGCCCTTAGACCCGCAAATCCTGAACTTATTACACTGGCTGTTCCGCCACCGGCAATTAAGGCCAATGCCCATTGTGGAAATGTGCCGAGATGAGTGAATTGACTGGCAAACAATAGTGTTCCTGCAATAGTAGCTAAAGGAATATTGATAGTATCCAGTAAATGATCTATAAAAGGAATGTAGTAAGCTAGTATTTCTACGATCATGGCAATACCTGTTGCTATAAGAGTTGGCAGCCCGGCTAGCCATTGCCAGCTTTCATTCATTGGAATCCAGCCAAGATATGATGCCAGACTTACTGCAAAGAGTGGCATGAATACCCTGAATCCTGAAGCAGCAGCTAAGCCTATTCCGATAAATGCTCCGAGAATATATTGTAAGTATGAAATATGTTCCGGCATACCATAAATTTTATTAAATGTATGCAAAAAACAAATAGGATGATTAATTTTTACGACAAAGTTTCTCGTAAAAATATTTTACTTGATCCAGATTTTCAGGAAGTTGTGGGGATGCCCAAAATAGCATAATGTGAAAATGCTCCCCGAATCTTTCATGCAAAAGAGGCTTATTCAGCCTGTAAGCTTCACGAAGCAATCTCTTTACTCTGTTTCTGTATACAGCTTTTTTAAAGTACCTTTTAGAGACACTTACACCTACTTTGGTCTCGGATTCACTGGCAAGCCATATAATGCGAAGATTACCTGTAGTAACCCATTTGCCTTCTTTGAAAAGGCGGTCTATATCTTTCTTCGCTTTTAACTTTTCCGAAGATGGGAACCCGAATTCTTTCATTTAATTTTTTTTGGCTGATTATTTATTCAGCTATTTTATCTTGTATGAGATATCTTATAACTTCTGATGCTGCATACAGCCCAAATATAGCAGGCATATAGCTAATGGTTCCGTAAAAAGATTTTTTATAATTGCTGCCGTCTGTCATTTTCAGACTGTCTTCTCTCTGTATTTCTGTAGAGAAAACACAACGGAATCCTTTATTAATACCTTCTTTTTTCAGCCTTTTTCTAACTTGCTTTGCCAGAAAGCAATTACGAGTTTTACTGATGTCACGTACCATTACTTTGCTTGGATCCAGCTTTCCGCCGGCGCCCATACAGCTTACTATTTTTATTTTATTTTTTTTGGCAGCTTTAATCAGCGCAAGCTTAGGACTTACACTATCAATACAATCTAAAATATAATCGAAGTTTCCTGCCTGGATGACTTCTTCCATTCTTTCCGGGTTCAGAAACTCATTAATTCTGGTTAAGTTTAATTCCGGATTAATATCCAGAATTCTTCTTGCCATTAATTCAACTTTATCGTCTCCGACAGTTGAGTGAAGAGCGGGAAGCTGGCGGTTTATATTGGTGATATCTATAACGTCGCCGTCCACAATCGTCAGATTACCAACACCCGAACGGGCTATAAATTCCGCTGCAAAAGAACCTACCCCACCCATTCCTACAATTAGGATATTGGATTTTTTTAGTTTCTCTATGCCTGCTTCTTTTATTAGTAATTCGGTGCGCTCCAGCCAGATATCTACCATCTGAAAATTGTTTTTAAATTATAATCTACTATATTTTCCAGCTCCATTATAGAAATACCCCGTACCATTGCAGCTTTTTCATAAAGCATTTCAATGCTGATCTCCGCGGTATCGGTCTCTAATACGAAAGTTTCGTTGGGTATTTTCTGAAAAGTTTTTTGCAAAGATAAATTATTCAGAAGTGAAGCTCCAAAAGACAAGTAAAAACCATTTTGCAATAATTGTGTTGCAATGGTTTCTCTTTTATTAAATCCATGGATAATTTTTGGAATACGAACTCCCTTACATACTGTTATAACCTCGTTGTAACGACGGACACAGTGAATTGTTAGCGGTTTTTGCAGTTCTTCCGCTATTGCAATTTGTGATTTAAACACTTTTATTTGCTCTTCTATAGATGTATTTACGAAAGCATCCAGGCCGCATTCGCCTATGGATAGGCAGTTTGAGGTTTTTGCCGCAGTATGTACTTTTTCAATTACAGACTCCCAATCCTCATTGATATCCTGAGGGTGCAAACCTATGGAATAGAATTCCGGAGAAAATTCTTCCTGAACAGATTTGTTGTAAACTCCCTCATAGTCAGGGATCTTATGGTGATGATGAAAGTCAAATATCATCTTCCAAAATTAAAAAATAAAATAATTGAAAAAAAATTAATTAAACGTTTGTTTAATAACATAAAAGTGAATTAAATTTGCATCCGTAAAATGAGAAAAATAAAAAAACTTAGTGAAAAGCAACTGCATATTTTAGAAGTTGCAGAAAGCCTTATCGCAGAGAAAGGCTTTAAAGGAACATCAGTAAGAGAAATTTGTAGTCAGGCGAATATAAATGTTGCCATGATCTCATATTATTTCGGTTCGAAAGATAAAATGATGTTTCATTTGTATCAGTACAGAGTTCAGAAAGCAAAGGAAAATTTCAGCAATTTTACACAAACGATTTCATCAGCAAGCCCGGCTATGCAAATGAAAGAAATTCTGAATTTTATCCTTGGACAGATCCTTAAATTCAATTATTTCCATGGATTTGTAACTAATGAATGCCATACTGCAGAACCTAATAAAGAATTTCTTCGTGATTTTTACGCATTATGCGTAACCAAATTTGAAGAAGTAGTTCAGAAAGGAATAGTAGTAGGTGAATTTAAAAAGGCTGTAAAGCCTGAAAATCTTCTAGCAACTATTCTCGGGACGATCATCTTTAGCATCAGAAACAGAGAGTTTTACCAGGCCTACCTGCCTGAGCATAATGAGGAAGATTACTATCAGAAATTAGAAGAACGATTAAAAACCCATTTATACAACACCGTATTTTCATTACTAGGGTATGAAACAAATGACAACTAAAATTCTCCTGTTGGCTGCATTTAGCGCCGCGGGTTTGGAATTTGCGCAAACAGTACAAAAGCTGACTTTGTCCGAAGCTATAGTACTAAGCATGAAAAATAACTCTAAGGTTAAAATTGCTGAAGCGCAACTGAATACAATGGACTCGAAAGTCCAGGAGGCAAAGAATAAAAGATTACCAGATCTGAAACTAAGCGGAAACCTGATGAAGCCATTTAATACAATGGAAATAAAATCAGAGCTTCCGTTCCTGAATGGTGGTGGAGCATCTCCGTCTGCTCCGGATTATGTGGCAATACAGCAGCTAAATCTTGGAATGCCTCTTTTTGCAGGATTTAAGATTAAGAACGGAATTGCTGTTGCGGAATATCAGAAGAGCATTCAGCAGTATCAGTTGGAAAACGACAAGCAGGATATTGCTTTAGCTGCAACACAGGGATTTGTAAACCTTTATAAGGCAAAGCAGGCTATCAGTGTAATCAACGAAAACCTTTCCAGATCACATCAGAGAAGTGTTGACTTCGAGAAACTGGAACTGAACGGAGTTGTTGCCAGAAACGATCTGATGAGAGTAAAACTTCAGGAAAGTAACGTTAAATTGTCTTTGGCGGATGCTAAAAAGAATGTTAATGTACTAAACTACAATCTTGGAGTCCTTTTAGGATTAGCTGAAGGAACTGAAATAGACCCTGAAATTGGTGGAGACGAGGCTCAGGAATTTGTAAACGAACAAAATCTTCAGGAGCAGTCTTTACAACAAAGACAGGAATATAAAATTCTTTCGGAGCAGGAAAAGGTTGGAAAAGCTAATGTAGAAATTGCGAAAGCAGCATATTATCCAACAGTTTCTCTTACTGCAGGGTATATCAATGCATGGATGCCTAATATTTTGCAGATTAATCATATGACAATGGCTGGTTTATCTCTTTCCTATGATCTTGCTAACCTGTATAAGAACAGAGCTACTGTACAAACAGCAAAACTACAGCAGGTTGAAATTCAGGAGAATAAAAAAGCATTGAACGATAAGGTGAAAACTGATATCCACAATGCGTTTGAAGATTATCAGCTGCAAAACGAGAAGATTAAAGTTTATGAAGAGGCTGTGGGACAGGCTAATGAA is a window encoding:
- a CDS encoding TetR/AcrR family transcriptional regulator, which codes for MRKIKKLSEKQLHILEVAESLIAEKGFKGTSVREICSQANINVAMISYYFGSKDKMMFHLYQYRVQKAKENFSNFTQTISSASPAMQMKEILNFILGQILKFNYFHGFVTNECHTAEPNKEFLRDFYALCVTKFEEVVQKGIVVGEFKKAVKPENLLATILGTIIFSIRNREFYQAYLPEHNEEDYYQKLEERLKTHLYNTVFSLLGYETNDN
- a CDS encoding TolC family protein; protein product: MKQMTTKILLLAAFSAAGLEFAQTVQKLTLSEAIVLSMKNNSKVKIAEAQLNTMDSKVQEAKNKRLPDLKLSGNLMKPFNTMEIKSELPFLNGGGASPSAPDYVAIQQLNLGMPLFAGFKIKNGIAVAEYQKSIQQYQLENDKQDIALAATQGFVNLYKAKQAISVINENLSRSHQRSVDFEKLELNGVVARNDLMRVKLQESNVKLSLADAKKNVNVLNYNLGVLLGLAEGTEIDPEIGGDEAQEFVNEQNLQEQSLQQRQEYKILSEQEKVGKANVEIAKAAYYPTVSLTAGYINAWMPNILQINHMTMAGLSLSYDLANLYKNRATVQTAKLQQVEIQENKKALNDKVKTDIHNAFEDYQLQNEKIKVYEEAVGQANENYKVVKNKFDNGLATTTDLLTADVEQLQAQLNLVYGKADKKWSYFNLLRQTGEIKY
- a CDS encoding DUF4126 domain-containing protein; this translates as MPEHISYLQYILGAFIGIGLAAASGFRVFMPLFAVSLASYLGWIPMNESWQWLAGLPTLIATGIAMIVEILAYYIPFIDHLLDTINIPLATIAGTLLFASQFTHLGTFPQWALALIAGGGTASVISSGFAGLRATSTATTGGTGNFMVASTETFGGSLMSILALAAPIIAFIITILLIVLSIRYGKKIWRRIKQFRSPDTETK
- a CDS encoding tRNA threonylcarbamoyladenosine dehydratase, encoding MVDIWLERTELLIKEAGIEKLKKSNILIVGMGGVGSFAAEFIARSGVGNLTIVDGDVIDITNINRQLPALHSTVGDDKVELMARRILDINPELNLTRINEFLNPERMEEVIQAGNFDYILDCIDSVSPKLALIKAAKKNKIKIVSCMGAGGKLDPSKVMVRDISKTRNCFLAKQVRKRLKKEGINKGFRCVFSTEIQREDSLKMTDGSNYKKSFYGTISYMPAIFGLYAASEVIRYLIQDKIAE
- a CDS encoding TatD family hydrolase, with the translated sequence MIFDFHHHHKIPDYEGVYNKSVQEEFSPEFYSIGLHPQDINEDWESVIEKVHTAAKTSNCLSIGECGLDAFVNTSIEEQIKVFKSQIAIAEELQKPLTIHCVRRYNEVITVCKGVRIPKIIHGFNKRETIATQLLQNGFYLSFGASLLNNLSLQKTFQKIPNETFVLETDTAEISIEMLYEKAAMVRGISIMELENIVDYNLKTIFRW
- the rnpA gene encoding ribonuclease P protein component is translated as MKEFGFPSSEKLKAKKDIDRLFKEGKWVTTGNLRIIWLASESETKVGVSVSKRYFKKAVYRNRVKRLLREAYRLNKPLLHERFGEHFHIMLFWASPQLPENLDQVKYFYEKLCRKN